TCATAGATTTGCATGAAAAAATGTATAGAAAGTATGCAAAACAAGCataaacaaatgtgaaaatttTATTTTCGTATATTTGTTGTTGactttatttgttaaataatttacattCATGTGTTCATAAAAGTGATCAGACTCCTCGCTGGCTTTAAGCTTTCTATTTTTAAAGTACAACAATGTGCATTTTTTCAGCTAATACAATGTTTTAATTTCCTTCAAATTTGCTATATTTTAAATAAGTAGTGCATGGGAGAaacagagtttttcttttcttttccctttgtGCCATCAGTTATTTAATGTCTCTAAAGGATTCATGAGCATGTAAATGTTTCTGAATGTTCCTTTTGTTAATGTTTGTATCATCTAATTAgatctaatctaatcttttagtttttttttcttaactcaCTCCaataaccttttcttttttaagtgggTGCTACTGTCTTTTCTGGGTCTGAATTAATTTTCTGGTTTATTAAAAATCCCATTAAACCATTTATATTGGGAAGAGCAAATTTATCTTAAGATGATGTTCTTAATCTTTTAAGAAGTATTAATTTGTCTATTTATCTTCAATTAATTTGCATATCTAGCACTCCATTATCATGGCAAAGTTAACATgtcttcatgtttctttttttttctttctaacagCTGATGAGGGCAATGAAACAATAGAGGTTGACCATGAGGCCATGTCTCTTTCAAAACAATGTCCAGAGGATTCCTCGACAGATGCAACTCTCCTTTCCCAGCCTGCAGTTGAGGAAGAAAGTCCATCtccagaaaaaacaaataagccTGAAAGCAGTGATGTGCCTAAAGAACAGTGTGCAGGATCCCGTGCCTCAACACCACCTGTTCCTGTAAAACATCATGTTTCTCTAGATGCACAATCTCCAACCACCTCAGCTCCTAGGCATCATGAAACTGGTGCTCTGATAGTCACAAAGACCACATATGTTATACCAAAGAAACAGACTGGATCTCAGCCTCCATCCAGTCACACATCAGCCTCATCGTCATGCCAGAAGCCGTCTTCAGTGCCTGCACTGCTGAATGAAACCCGTAATCTGCCCGTGTCACCAGCACCCAGTGCTCCCTCGTCTAGACCATCTCAGCCCAACAACCAGGTCAGACAGAGCATCCAGCGATCCCTCACAAGCATCCTGTTTAAAAGGTGAGTGTTTGTACATTACATTAGTAGAATGCAGTGTTATTATACTTTTCAAAAATTagggaaaaaaatccatattaGTTTGTAACTTGCTGAGTAACTCCCCTTTTGTTTGTTAAGGGTGTGTGATTGTGAAGATTTGGAGATGTCCGAGGCTGAAGCTGCTAAGCTTGTCGCTAACATTGAAATGGAAATGTTTGACATATTTCGCAACACAGACAGCAAATACATGAACAAGTACAGAACAATAATGTTCAACCTGAAAGACCCAAGAAACAAGGTTTGTTGATAATTCATAAAACTTTGATTTAACCATTCCGGTTATTATCTTGTATTTGCATATGACTTAATATTTCAAATGCGGTTGTATAGCAGCACCTCGTGGTTactttggctttattttttGGCAAAGTAACACTTCATTTCTTAATTTTCTCTAGGGTTTGTTGTATCGAGTTGTGCATGGAGAAATTGGCCCTTTCAGACTGGTCAGGATGAGCCAAAAGGACATGCAGGCTACCAAGGCACCTGAGCCAAGTCCCAAGGAGACAAAAGAGGTAAAGAATAgtagacaataaaaatgaaatattgtgtttttcaGCAGTTTTCAAAACATAATGTAGTATTACAAAACTGATTATattctttgtttgcttcttATGATGAAGGTTAAAGATGGACCTccaaatgtaataaatgtgcAGAAGCCTGAAACAAAGAAGGTTGATTTGCCTAGTTTGAGTTCTGCTagagcagaaagaaaacctGATAGTATGGTGGGTACTGGTTTAATTTGCATTAAACTGATGGACTTGAAATACCTTTTCGGGTTGTTATAGATTTCCTCATTATGACTGTTaagtgttgttgtttgtgtgttttttggtgTGTTTGAATTTCCAGGAGCAGAAGAAGAGtcttcctgctcctcctcttaAGTCCAGAGCTAGCCAACCAAGCCAGGACAAAGCTGTGCCAGATATTCTTTCTTGTATGCTTAAGGACACAACATCGGAGCACAAATCTCATCTCTTTGATCTGAAATGCAAGATATGCACAGgtgaattaaaaaatgtttggcaAAACAGTGATTTTCCCCGAGTAGATCTTATAATTTCAGTGATATGCAACTGTTACTTTTAGTTGTTTCAAGCAGTTTCTCATTACTTTCCAAAGGCCAGATACTTGCTGCAGAAGCAGAAGAACCTGTTAGGAAAAAACTCAAGATATCTGTATCAAAAGATAAGCATGAACCATCTTGGAGGAAGTCTGCAGGAGATGACTCCCCTCTGCGGGCGCCTACTGCCTCACCTGAAACAGATTCTCCAGTATCTTCACTAATGGATCCTTCATCCCACTTTTTTATTGACTCTCCAAAATTGACCATTGTCGAATCACCTGCCTCCCCAGTGATGGATTCTCCAGCCTCCCCAACTTTAGAGTCTCCTACTTCACCTGTGATGGAGTCCCCTGCTTCCCCAACACCAGAGGCCCCTACAGCAATTGCACCAAAGAGGAGTTATACACCAGTTGTAATTCCAGCTGTCTCCACAGTAACCATCACAAGACGTGACCCCCGTACTGCAGCTAGCAGGTTCACTGCTTCATCTGGGAGCACCTCCAGTCCCAGTAACATAATCCATAATCAAGCAGCCCCTTATGCGCCTATTAAAGAGACCACTGCCTCCCAGTCGGCACCGCCATCCTCACTACCACCACCCAAAACACTGCCCAAATCTATCTTAATGAAACCATCTTCCACTTCTGATCCCAGACTTTATGGCACATCTGCAAGgtaattaaaagcttttaaaaaaatccctgaatctctcttttgttttaggTAGAGCACGAACGTCATGATTTTTATTCTGCTGTTATGGTTTGTTTTCCAGAACTATGGTTCCTCAATCCCCTGCTGATGGTGATACTTCACAGTTCCTAGCTAAGCAAGACATACTGTGGAAAGGCTTCCTAAACATGCTTACTGTTGCTAAGTTTGTCACAAAGGGATATCTGGTTTCAGGACCTGCTGAAAATCTCAAAGCGGTATAGTAATGCACAAAAATAACTTAAGATTACTGgactgtttaaaaataaaaacacttctcTTTCATAGGGtgaagaaatgaataaaaagatatgtttgtgtgttgtgtaggATCTGCCTGATACCATACAAATTGGAGGAAGAATCCTGCCTGAAACTGTGTGGGACTATGTTGAGAAACTGAAGACCTCTGTTACAAAGGCAAGCTGAACATGTCATagttatttcttcattttgcaAAATTGTAATGACAGTATTACAATATTCTGcacgttcttttttttttttttgcttgttagGAGTTATGCGTGATCCGGTTTCACCCTgcaacagaggaggaggaggtagcCTATGTCTCCCTGTTTTCCTATTTCAGCAGCAGAGGTCGTTTTGGGGTGGTTGCCAACATCAACCGTTCCATTAAGGATGTATACCTCGTCCCACTCAGCGCTAAGGAATCAATTCCATCCATACTGCAACCTCTTGAAGGACCAGGTATGGATGCTTTGTTTATCTTCTGGAaagaataagagaaaaaaaaaagaagaaaaaaaggcatcaaaaacaaattttaccCTGTAGATGAATCTTCATTTGTCTAAAATTATTGTTCACGCCCATCTCTTAAGattaaaagtgaaatgaaaagtAGAAATTTGATGAATCGTGTCAAAATGTCAGGagcattttcttatttccatGCATTTTTATATCATATAATTGTATACCATAAATGAATATAAAGCTCAATAACATGTT
This region of Melanotaenia boesemani isolate fMelBoe1 chromosome 13, fMelBoe1.pri, whole genome shotgun sequence genomic DNA includes:
- the si:ch73-181d5.4 gene encoding death-inducer obliterator 1 encodes the protein MDPMVNNSMGDDDDSAVTAEQQSQSEGGELGVRPTLSQVRKSWGFRRTTIAKREFMEEVGELTHSPPLVRRSRNRRTNQTSETAAESHNTQKATRTARSVLDDLQWSAPSSPVSEDSKPASESSAGVSLDPSLWQDFGSAFHTAFSLLGGNEDLPLTVTDALPVPDILGAMDATEDPNPQAFQEAGLPDNMDDMEIAQPVAPGIVAEGEISDMVVISSQEEDSDEMTLLQIKEQLKSTDSQAGARARGGKGGRGRARGRGRGRGRGRGRGKGKGKGRGRGRAVELQSIIAIDEDSNDDVILVNTAEPQHLHEEQKENDTHSPPKEVVSPAHIDTLSPAQQLSSDLIIIDSDLNQSTPITHGQYDDAPEEMEDGEGKKEVANTGLFPSISDTKRYNSNTLCCICRQKHNKRFMINCDSCQYWFHGDCVGISETLSQKIERKEYVCPPCTTKKQSQLQFESQSQLDPDLSFPECSTLCPLPEEGVRQEEQQALKETVVVEDEGQALMTTTKSEAEPEPDLEHEPEPKAEMETDDSFPLCTGPGCFKQALPDSVYCGTDCILQHAAVTMKTLSGPKMPKSKGREQRQAATTAKAQKAIRTSKRLAEKALEDADKEEMMEDGREQEAAAPSVACDPSLTDVQSTSIPSSNLHTTSDEGNETIEVDHEAMSLSKQCPEDSSTDATLLSQPAVEEESPSPEKTNKPESSDVPKEQCAGSRASTPPVPVKHHVSLDAQSPTTSAPRHHETGALIVTKTTYVIPKKQTGSQPPSSHTSASSSCQKPSSVPALLNETRNLPVSPAPSAPSSRPSQPNNQVRQSIQRSLTSILFKRVCDCEDLEMSEAEAAKLVANIEMEMFDIFRNTDSKYMNKYRTIMFNLKDPRNKGLLYRVVHGEIGPFRLVRMSQKDMQATKAPEPSPKETKEVKDGPPNVINVQKPETKKVDLPSLSSARAERKPDSMEQKKSLPAPPLKSRASQPSQDKAVPDILSCMLKDTTSEHKSHLFDLKCKICTGQILAAEAEEPVRKKLKISVSKDKHEPSWRKSAGDDSPLRAPTASPETDSPVSSLMDPSSHFFIDSPKLTIVESPASPVMDSPASPTLESPTSPVMESPASPTPEAPTAIAPKRSYTPVVIPAVSTVTITRRDPRTAASRFTASSGSTSSPSNIIHNQAAPYAPIKETTASQSAPPSSLPPPKTLPKSILMKPSSTSDPRLYGTSARTMVPQSPADGDTSQFLAKQDILWKGFLNMLTVAKFVTKGYLVSGPAENLKADLPDTIQIGGRILPETVWDYVEKLKTSVTKELCVIRFHPATEEEEVAYVSLFSYFSSRGRFGVVANINRSIKDVYLVPLSAKESIPSILQPLEGPGFEKKTTQSSSWSSNCPEGKTSRKPTTGN